One region of Oryza sativa Japonica Group chromosome 5, ASM3414082v1 genomic DNA includes:
- the LOC4338895 gene encoding protein VASCULATURE COMPLEXITY AND CONNECTIVITY produces the protein METGVFVVSAVVGLFAVASAVLGFIAEEKKLTPEDIDVSSGECEYPANAAFVLGICAVLLLAVAQIIVSSVAGCCGCCRPRAGASESRRVTGIVCSVFSWIAAIVAGVSFVQGAAWNAPVTRDTAPLCYYLKDGVFRRAAVLSLAAAVFGIKSYIMLRVAAAVEPKPDGQQPQPQQAPAAPVVTGYPPQGYAPNQQFTAAADQVYGPSALYPPTKGYGQV, from the exons ATGGAAACGGGAGTGTTCGTCGTGTCCGCCGTGGTAGGATTGTTCGCGGTGGCGAGCGCCGTCCTGGGGTTCATCGCCGAGGAGAAAAAACTCACC CCCGAAGACATCGACGTGTCGAGCGGCGAGTGCGAGTACCCGGCGAACGCCGCCTTCGTGCTGGGGATATGCGCGGTGCTCCTGCTGGCGGTGGCACAGATCATCgtctcctccgtcgccggctGCTGCGGATGCTGCAGGCCTCGTGCCGGCGCTTCCGAGTCCAGGCGTGTCACCGGCATTGTCTGCTCTGTCTTCTCATG GATCGCGGCGATCGTCGCGGGTGTGTCCTTCGTGCAAGGCGCGGCGTGGAACGCGCCGGTGACGCGCGACACGGCGCCGCTGTGCTACTACCTCAAGGACGGCGTCTTCAGGAGGGCGGCCGTGctgagcctcgccgccgccgtgttcgGGATCAAGTCCTACATCATGCTTCGCGTCGCCGCGGCGGTCGAGCCTAAGCCCGACGgccagcagccgcagccgcagcaggCCCCCGCCGCACCGGTTGTGACGGGATATCCGCCGCAAGGATATGCGCCTAACCAGCAGTTCACTGCTGCGGCTGATCAAGTATATGGGCCGAGCGCGCTGTACCCTCCTACCAAAGGTTATGGCCAAGTGTAG
- the LOC4338896 gene encoding uncharacterized protein has product MFFFFVGGVEQGAGRVLKEAARRCLRCGGAADLVETEKVLKLFFVPVKRWPGKDPAYLCRECGLLGPGSLGGGGGEAGTGPPLLPRDARCGACNRAVADPQFRFCPFCGSAL; this is encoded by the coding sequence atgttcttcttcttcgtggGGGGCGTGGAGCAGGGCGCGGGGCGGGTGctgaaggaggcggcgcggcggtgcctccgctgcggcggcgcggccgaccTGGTGGAGACCGAGAAGGTGCTCAAGCTCTTCTTCGTCCCCGTCAAGCGGTGGCCCGGGAAGGACCCCGCCTACCTCTGCCGCGAGTGCGGCCTCCTCGGGCCTGGatccctcggcggcggcggcggcgaggccgggacggggccgccgctcctcccccgcgACGCGCGGTGCGGCGCGTGcaaccgcgccgtcgccgacccgCAGTTCCGGTTCTGCCCCTTCTGCGGCTCCGCGCTGTGA